Proteins from a single region of Harmonia axyridis chromosome 4, icHarAxyr1.1, whole genome shotgun sequence:
- the LOC123679133 gene encoding transcriptional regulator CRZ1, with protein MQIDSMELAESVIMDITDPFRGEDISKTDFFDFVVTPDSNDSHSIQQFTKQMRSVNAFLNNGSPEEKETNNNTTTANNMLTVDLSSHIQNSNDCVPTYDANFWTDKDTVKLETAILEDLNKYCWSSDEASNSVVHNAKTNTDGHIYTTLTVLNNGMDQTPTWYRPPLTAKEEESSMSSPNSMELQANLDIDSILSIMPSQINGFNNNYSDTNISPNTDGLIKSETYTYEDSGYADNKEELANSMIIDTPLLEAHDNFNNNNNDWKLTNQNTTNNGAADSLLRSALQGKAFGRYNGNVKVKAENNTELRRALSTPPGKTENNNIYIKDDSDHHIPTIVAGIDANGKVIFEEHISNRSNVNDQENPTSTQSMNDLLLCQLEQYPEDLKRIADEVAETVNQYCQIDTSVDNTVYSISPEHIGILNNLAPIQIAAPVVSSTKQTTKKYKRSNSANKSQTTVQNATSTSNGIRKERSLHYCSICSKGFKDKYSVNVHIRTHTGEKPFACSLCGKSFRQKAHLAKHYQTHIAQKNAAAAGNVATTKTKSR; from the coding sequence ATGCAAATTGATTCCATGGAGTTGGCAGAATCTGTGATAATGGACATAACCGACCCCTTCCGAGGCGAGGACATTTCAAAGACGGATTTCTTCGATTTCGTTGTCACGCCAGACTCCAACGACTCCCACTCGATCCAGCAGTTCACCAAGCAGATGCGATCGGTGAACGCCTTCCTGAACAACGGCAGTCCGGAAGAGAAAGAAACCAACAACAACACCACAACCGCCAACAACATGCTGACGGTGGATCTGAGTTCGCACATCCAGAACTCCAACGACTGTGTTCCGACGTACGACGCGAACTTTTGGACCGACAAAGACACCGTTAAGTTAGAAACCGCCATATTAGAAGACTTAAATAAGTATTGTTGGAGCTCGGACGAGGCTAGTAATAGTGTTGTGCACAATGCGAAAACGAACACTGACGGACACATTTACACCACTCTCACAGTATTAAATAACGGTATGGATCAAACGCCCACGTGGTATAGGCCGCCGTTGACGGCCAAAGAAGAAGAATCGTCCATGTCCAGTCCCAACTCTATGGAACTCCAGGCCAATCTGGATATAGACTCCATTCTGAGCATCATGCCGAGCCAGATCAATGGCTTCAATAACAACTACAGCGACACCAATATAAGTCCTAACACAGATGGTCTCATCAAGTCTGAAACCTACACGTATGAGGACAGTGGCTACGCCGACAACAAAGAAGAATTAGCAAATAGTATGATAATAGATACGCCGCTGCTAGAGGCTCATGACAACTTCAATAACAACAACAACGATTGGAAACTCACCAACCAAAACACTACCAATAATGGTGCTGCAGATTCTCTGCTCCGAAGTGCCTTGCAGGGCAAAGCTTTCGGGCGTTACAATGGCAACGTCAAAGTCAAAGCAGAGAATAATACGGAACTCAGGAGAGCTCTTTCCACACCGCCAGGtaaaacagaaaataataatatctacATTAAAGACGATAGTGATCATCACATACCAACAATAGTAGCAGGCATAGATGCAAACGGTAAAGTCATCTTTGAGGAGCACATATCGAACAGGTCGAATGTGAATGACCAAGAGAATCCTACCAGTACCCAAAGCATGAACGATCTTCTCTTGTGCCAGCTAGAGCAATACCCTGAAGACTTGAAGCGAATAGCAGATGAAGTAGCTGAAACTGTGAATCAGTACTGTCAAATTGATACCTCTGTTGATAACACGGTTTATAGCATAAGTCCAGAACACATTGGCATCCTTAACAACCTTGCACCAATACAGATAGCAGCACCGGTTGTTTCTAGTACCAAGCAAACAACGAAAAAGTACAAAAGATCAAATAGTGCTAACAAATCACAGACCACTGTTCAAAATGCTACTTCAACCAGTAATGGTATAAGGAAGGAAAGATCTCTTCATTATTGCAGTATTTGTTCCAAAGGTTTTAAAGATAAATACTCGGTTAATGTTCACATAAGAACGCATACAGGGGAAAAACCTTTCGCTTGCAGTTTATGTGGTAAAAGTTTTAGGCAGAAAGCGCATTTAGCGAAACATTACCAGACTCACATTGCACAGAAAAATGCGGCAGCAGCTGGAAATGTTGCCACCACGAAGACAAAATCTAGGTAG